The window ACTGAGACGGGAGACGACGGACCAGCCGCGAAACGACGATCGCTGATGAGACAGTCGATCGCGAATGGGAGACCGAATCCGGACAACCCAGACAACCGATAGATCGGCGCAGCGCTTTCAGATATGGTTCTATCCGTCATGCTCACGCACGACGGATAAAAGCCTGAATGTTCGGCGAATAGTTCGAGGGGGCGTACGGAGACGATGGGTTGACCCGTGAGAAGAAGGTTCCCGAGGACCCAGTCGGGTTCATCCAGGACGGTGTTCGTTCGGGGCCGGATATTCTGGACCTACCACGTGAATATGCGCCTCGCCGGCCGCTTCATCCCCCGCGAGGCGATTCTGGCAGCAGTGGACACGTATCAGCTGGTCGAGGCGTACCCGGACGACAAGTACCTGCCGAGCTACTTGCTCCTCGCTCGCCACGGGGAGGAAGCGTTCCACGTGTTGTTGGCCGTGGACGTCGAAGGTGATAATGTGCGCGTTGTGACATCGTATCGCCCGGATCCCGACGAGTGGCAGCCCGATCTCAAGACAAGGAGACCACGCCGATGAGATGCACGGTGTGTGGAGCCCAGCTCAAGCCGACGAGGACGGATCTGCCGTTCAAGGTTGGGGACATGCGCGTCGTGATCCTCAAGAACCTCCCCGTCGTCCAATGTGGCAACTGTCCCGAGTATCTCCTAGAAGACGGCGTGCTCCGCCGGGTAGATGAGATCTTGGCAGGAGTCGAGCGGGGCGCCGAGCTCGAGATCATTCGCTACGCTGCGTGAGGCGCGGCGGCGTATCGCCGAACAGCAGGATTCAGCTGCCGGGCCGCAGAGCGGCCCGCACCTGATCCTGAGTGTTAGACACACAATGCCAGCGCCGCCGATACTCTCGAACAAACGCTATACGGAGCCGTCTGTCTTCACCGCCGAGAACCTGCTACGCGAGGCGAGACGGCAGAAGTCATTGGCGCAGGCGCATGTCCCGAGGATCTGTGTCCTCGACCCCGATGGCGACATCGTCCGCTGGCTCATCGGAACGAATCGCGCAGAACGCTATCCTGAGTGGGGGTGCTATCACACCGACCTTTTCACCTTCGCGCAGGATGGTGTTGGGTTCGGTATCGTTGGATGCGCCGTCGGGGCGTCGTTTGCCGTCCTCGTCGCCGAGGAGCTATTCACCGCCGGCTGCGAGTTGCTGATCAGCGTGACATCGGCCGGGCAGGTCGTCGTGGTCACTGATCCCCCCTATTTCGTTCTCATTGAGAAGGCGCTGCGTGATGAGGGGACCAGTTATCACTACCTTCCTCCAGCAGACTTCAGCCACATCAGGCCAAGCCTCCTATCGACACTCGAGGGAGTGTTCACTCATATGCCGGTGCCTATGTACCGGGGTGCCACGTGGACGACCGACGCGCCGTTTCGCGAAACGGCGTC is drawn from Candidatus Rokuibacteriota bacterium and contains these coding sequences:
- a CDS encoding YgiT-type zinc finger protein, which codes for MRCTVCGAQLKPTRTDLPFKVGDMRVVILKNLPVVQCGNCPEYLLEDGVLRRVDEILAGVERGAELEIIRYAA
- a CDS encoding DUF4258 domain-containing protein, with amino-acid sequence MRRRFPRTQSGSSRTVFVRGRIFWTYHVNMRLAGRFIPREAILAAVDTYQLVEAYPDDKYLPSYLLLARHGEEAFHVLLAVDVEGDNVRVVTSYRPDPDEWQPDLKTRRPRR
- a CDS encoding nucleoside phosphorylase, with amino-acid sequence MPAPPILSNKRYTEPSVFTAENLLREARRQKSLAQAHVPRICVLDPDGDIVRWLIGTNRAERYPEWGCYHTDLFTFAQDGVGFGIVGCAVGASFAVLVAEELFTAGCELLISVTSAGQVVVVTDPPYFVLIEKALRDEGTSYHYLPPADFSHIRPSLLSTLEGVFTHMPVPMYRGATWTTDAPFRETASAVAHCRELGIMAVEMEAAALYAFAEARHQSVVCLAHVTNRMARAEGDFEKGVAGGSQDALQAVALVARAWMSH